The Mesorhizobium loti genome includes a region encoding these proteins:
- a CDS encoding carboxymuconolactone decarboxylase family protein produces MAATRLLSDAEVEKIPAVKAVFDDIRATRKSDFVNNFWRGLANDPPALKRIWEQLKVVMVADSAIDPLTKEMIYIAVSTANGCSYCVHSHTAAARAKGMTDAQHGELVSIIGLAGQTNHMVTALQIPVDPQFEVK; encoded by the coding sequence ATGGCCGCCACAAGACTCCTCAGCGATGCCGAGGTCGAAAAAATCCCCGCCGTGAAGGCCGTCTTCGATGACATCCGCGCGACGCGCAAATCTGACTTCGTCAACAATTTTTGGCGCGGGCTGGCCAATGATCCCCCGGCGCTGAAGCGGATATGGGAGCAGCTGAAGGTGGTGATGGTCGCTGACAGCGCCATCGATCCGCTGACCAAGGAGATGATCTACATCGCGGTGTCGACCGCCAATGGCTGCTCCTACTGCGTCCACTCGCACACGGCGGCAGCCCGCGCCAAGGGCATGACGGATGCGCAGCATGGCGAGCTGGTGTCGATCATCGGGCTGGCGGGGCAGACCAACCATATGGTCACGGCGTTGCAGATTCCGGTCGATCCGCAATTCGAGGTGAAGTGA
- a CDS encoding sugar ABC transporter substrate-binding protein yields the protein MKFIRTLMAAATALAVTAFVAPTFAADDPGPAAYAQALKGKRVMLVPLAMGFDLAQGWAHYLKTEVEAWGGVFETRDPNWVVDAGAQAITDAISSDTRPDVLIIHAPDLNSYSKLMKKAQAAGTYVILVDNPANFPADAFIGSDWDRLGQLEAEAAIKGCGENSSKKIGLVQGDQANSSSLYQYAGIMKVLDKHPDFKVVAKPDSNWDATTSRNVTTTMLQQNPDICSIIDFWDGDATGASAAIRDAKLDGKVFLVTTGGGEKAADCDKLQDGTYGAVVMTDLARQSGDMNAIIKFLLQSGQPAGTSHTYIYTLEKATTKADLKPDSCWDLKALQAEAAAK from the coding sequence ATGAAATTCATCAGGACATTGATGGCCGCCGCCACGGCGCTCGCCGTCACCGCCTTCGTGGCGCCGACCTTCGCCGCCGACGATCCCGGCCCGGCGGCTTACGCACAGGCGCTCAAGGGCAAGCGCGTCATGCTGGTGCCGTTGGCGATGGGCTTCGACCTGGCGCAGGGCTGGGCGCACTACCTGAAGACCGAAGTCGAGGCCTGGGGCGGCGTGTTCGAGACGCGCGACCCGAACTGGGTGGTCGATGCCGGCGCGCAGGCGATCACCGACGCCATCTCGTCGGACACCAGGCCGGATGTGCTGATCATCCATGCACCGGACCTCAACTCCTATTCCAAGTTGATGAAGAAGGCGCAGGCCGCCGGCACCTATGTCATTCTGGTCGACAATCCGGCCAACTTCCCGGCCGACGCCTTCATCGGCAGCGATTGGGACCGGCTTGGCCAGTTGGAGGCCGAAGCGGCGATCAAGGGCTGCGGCGAAAACTCTTCGAAGAAGATCGGCCTTGTGCAGGGCGACCAGGCGAACTCCTCCAGCCTCTATCAATATGCCGGCATCATGAAGGTGCTGGACAAGCATCCCGACTTCAAGGTGGTGGCGAAGCCCGATTCCAACTGGGATGCGACGACCTCGCGCAACGTGACGACGACGATGCTGCAGCAGAATCCGGATATCTGCTCGATCATCGATTTCTGGGACGGTGACGCGACCGGCGCGTCCGCCGCGATCCGCGACGCGAAGCTCGACGGCAAGGTGTTCCTGGTCACCACCGGCGGCGGCGAGAAGGCGGCCGACTGCGACAAGCTGCAGGACGGCACCTATGGCGCCGTGGTGATGACCGATCTCGCCCGCCAGTCGGGTGACATGAACGCCATCATCAAGTTCCTGCTGCAGAGCGGCCAGCCGGCCGGCACCTCGCACACCTACATCTACACGCTGGAGAAGGCGACGACCAAGGCCGACCTCAAGCCCGACAGCTGCTGGGACCTGAAGGCGCTGCAGGCCGAAGCGGCGGCGAAGTAG
- a CDS encoding ABC transporter permease encodes MSFRERLQSWRYNLVPDHVVGEILTKRWTDNAIPFLALVATLATFGSIIPGFFKLTALQESTRQLGEFSMVVTGMTVVMLGGGIDLSVGSIFALSCFSAVYVFFILEQSIWLAMAASLVTGLVFGAINGYLVGYLRLRAFLTTLVTFIFGRALFDILVTTYAADVQLSTATSDVLDFIGDSTFWGLSVSVWLAIILAIVTHIALTRSRPGWHVLAVGGSRRSAHNAGIRVRRTVFMTYVFSGFCASIGGFLIACRLSGAGPGTGLNLEIMALTAAVVGGVSLGGGRGSVIKGLMGAIIVLTMTNGLIRLGYGTGTNQMVLGIMLAVAVTIDIRWLKNRHKVLNEVYVAPVYLRMGETQSAAPGSGTPYELDNRLSAAEHIGLGELEGPEDVILDRDDNLYCGTRHGEIVRFFAPDYVRSEVFAHIGGFPLGLAFDKSGNLISCVGAMGLYSVSPDREVKRLSAETSRSWTSIVDDARLRDPNDCDIAPDGRIYFTDSTKRYDAHDWALDSIENRATGRLLVYDPKDGSTRTLLDGYRYTNGVCMAHDGKSLFFAESWACRVHRYWLEGPKAGTAECVIRDMPGYPDNINRASDGNYWMAWLGMRTPSFDLSLRHPDMRKRMTRRLPQDEWLFPNINTGGVVKFNEKGGIVEAMGDLTGGAHPMVTSMREHKGYLFVGGILNNRIGRYKISGADPNWTSPASYWGAKP; translated from the coding sequence ATGTCCTTTCGCGAACGCCTCCAGTCCTGGCGCTACAATCTCGTGCCCGACCATGTCGTCGGCGAGATCCTGACCAAACGCTGGACCGACAACGCCATTCCGTTCCTGGCGCTGGTGGCGACGCTGGCAACCTTCGGCTCGATCATTCCGGGCTTCTTCAAGCTGACCGCGTTGCAGGAATCGACCCGCCAGCTCGGCGAGTTCTCCATGGTGGTCACCGGCATGACGGTGGTGATGCTGGGCGGCGGCATCGACCTGTCGGTCGGCTCGATCTTCGCGCTGTCCTGCTTCTCGGCGGTCTATGTCTTCTTCATCCTCGAACAGTCGATCTGGCTGGCGATGGCCGCGTCGCTCGTCACCGGCCTCGTCTTCGGCGCCATCAACGGCTATCTCGTCGGCTATCTCAGGCTGCGCGCTTTTCTCACCACGCTGGTCACCTTCATCTTCGGCCGGGCGCTGTTCGACATCCTGGTCACCACCTATGCCGCCGACGTGCAGCTTTCGACCGCCACCTCGGATGTGCTCGATTTCATCGGAGACAGCACCTTCTGGGGGCTCTCCGTCTCGGTGTGGCTGGCGATCATCCTGGCCATCGTCACCCACATCGCGCTGACCCGCTCGCGGCCCGGCTGGCACGTGCTGGCGGTCGGCGGCTCCAGACGCTCGGCGCACAATGCCGGTATCCGCGTGCGCCGCACCGTGTTCATGACCTATGTCTTCTCCGGCTTCTGCGCCTCGATCGGCGGCTTCCTCATCGCTTGCCGGTTGAGCGGGGCAGGGCCGGGCACCGGCCTCAATCTCGAGATCATGGCGCTGACGGCGGCGGTTGTCGGCGGCGTCAGCCTCGGCGGCGGCCGCGGTTCGGTGATCAAGGGGCTGATGGGCGCAATCATCGTCTTGACCATGACCAACGGGCTTATCCGCCTGGGCTACGGTACTGGCACCAACCAGATGGTGCTCGGCATCATGCTGGCTGTGGCGGTGACCATCGACATCCGCTGGCTGAAGAACCGCCACAAGGTGTTGAACGAGGTCTATGTCGCGCCGGTCTATCTCAGGATGGGCGAAACGCAGTCGGCGGCGCCCGGTTCGGGCACGCCGTACGAACTCGACAACCGGCTGTCGGCCGCAGAGCATATCGGGCTTGGTGAGCTGGAGGGGCCGGAAGACGTCATTCTCGACCGCGACGACAATCTCTATTGCGGCACGCGCCATGGCGAAATCGTCCGCTTCTTCGCGCCGGACTATGTCAGGTCGGAAGTCTTTGCCCACATCGGCGGCTTTCCGCTGGGCTTGGCCTTCGACAAATCGGGCAATCTGATCAGCTGCGTCGGCGCCATGGGGCTCTATTCGGTCTCGCCGGATCGAGAGGTCAAACGCCTGTCAGCGGAGACATCGCGTTCGTGGACCTCGATCGTCGACGATGCGCGTTTGCGTGACCCGAACGACTGCGACATCGCACCGGACGGCCGCATCTATTTCACCGACTCGACCAAGCGCTACGACGCGCATGACTGGGCGCTGGACTCGATCGAGAACCGCGCCACGGGGCGGCTGCTGGTCTACGACCCGAAGGACGGGTCGACCAGGACGTTGCTCGACGGCTACCGCTACACCAACGGTGTGTGCATGGCGCATGACGGCAAGTCGCTGTTCTTCGCCGAAAGCTGGGCCTGCCGGGTGCATCGCTACTGGCTGGAAGGGCCGAAGGCCGGCACCGCTGAATGCGTCATCCGTGACATGCCGGGCTATCCCGACAACATCAACCGCGCTTCCGACGGCAATTACTGGATGGCGTGGCTCGGCATGCGCACGCCGAGCTTCGACCTGTCGCTGCGCCATCCCGATATGCGCAAGCGCATGACGCGGCGGCTGCCGCAGGACGAATGGCTGTTCCCCAACATCAACACCGGCGGCGTGGTGAAGTTCAACGAAAAGGGCGGTATCGTCGAGGCGATGGGCGACCTCACCGGTGGCGCACACCCGATGGTCACCTCGATGCGCGAGCACAAGGGATATCTGTTCGTCGGCGGCATCCTCAACAATCGCATCGGCCGCTACAAGATTTCAGGCGCCGATCCGAACTGGACCAGCCCCGCTTCCTATTGGGGAGCAAAGCCATGA
- a CDS encoding amidohydrolase family protein — protein MQKTIDAHFHIWRQKDQPWLVGPMVPRIFGPYEPIRRDYPIEEFSADQQGAGVEKAVYVQTNWAKEDFEKEVAFLQKTADETGWPHAIVGYTDMTVDDIRPQIDRLKKYPLLRGVRMQLHWHETPAFRFAASADQVIDPKVRANVARLKDYGLSFDLQLFPAQMKDGLTLVGENPQTNFILTHAGMLTGMEPETTEAWKEGLRTLSAAPNFYAKLSGLGTFVHRNDPALIAYIVDNVIEILGADHLMFGSNFPIEKLWTSHAELIKAHRDAVAQHGAAAEADIFWNTADKVYRPV, from the coding sequence ATGCAGAAAACAATCGACGCGCATTTCCACATCTGGCGCCAGAAAGACCAACCCTGGCTGGTCGGACCGATGGTGCCGCGCATCTTCGGCCCCTACGAGCCGATACGGCGCGATTACCCGATCGAGGAATTTTCGGCCGACCAGCAGGGCGCCGGCGTCGAGAAGGCCGTTTATGTCCAGACCAACTGGGCCAAGGAGGATTTCGAGAAGGAAGTCGCCTTCCTGCAGAAGACCGCTGACGAGACCGGCTGGCCACATGCCATCGTCGGCTACACCGACATGACCGTTGACGACATCAGGCCCCAGATCGACCGATTGAAAAAATATCCGCTGCTGCGCGGCGTGCGCATGCAACTGCACTGGCACGAAACGCCAGCCTTCCGTTTCGCCGCCTCGGCCGACCAGGTGATCGACCCGAAGGTGCGCGCCAATGTGGCAAGGCTCAAGGATTATGGCCTGTCCTTCGATCTGCAGCTCTTCCCTGCCCAGATGAAGGACGGCCTGACGCTGGTCGGCGAAAACCCGCAGACCAATTTCATCCTCACCCATGCCGGCATGCTGACCGGCATGGAGCCGGAAACCACGGAAGCCTGGAAGGAAGGCCTACGCACGCTGTCGGCGGCGCCCAATTTCTACGCCAAGCTCTCCGGCCTCGGCACCTTCGTCCACCGCAACGACCCTGCGCTGATCGCCTACATCGTCGACAACGTGATCGAGATCCTAGGCGCCGACCATCTGATGTTCGGCTCGAACTTCCCGATCGAGAAACTGTGGACCAGCCACGCCGAACTGATCAAGGCGCACCGGGATGCGGTGGCCCAGCATGGTGCTGCGGCAGAGGCGGATATCTTCTGGAATACGGCGGACAAGGTTTACCGGCCGGTGTAG
- a CDS encoding sugar ABC transporter ATP-binding protein, producing MEPIVRLENVTKNYRGVPAVKNVSFELRKGEIHALLGENGAGKSTLTKIIAGVVDATSGKMFHKGREIAYASPHAALEAGIAMVFQETSLVPSMTVAQNLYLGTEKFLNRLRGTYISAQQFLQSLNFPVDPNAMVATLGAAKRQMVEIARAVHHNAEIIIFDEPTATLTPEEKRHFFALIRRLKASGVSIVFISHALEEALDIADRITILRDGELVITDDTSAFDRDKIVSAMVGRTLSGQIYRQRDEAKLRKAGKKVLSVQDISMSNVVRNTSFSIFEGQITGVFGLIGSGRTETFKIVSGIYKRDFLRGGAIELDDRPVRYLVPSEAVADGIVYVTEDRKSEGIFETMGIAENLFGGLLAAGREKAWVINQQEMRVLSAEWTKTLNIKAINDNARVVELSGGNQQKVVIGKGLVQKPRIVIFDEPTRGVDVGAIAEIHQIINRLADEGLAVVVISSYLPEIMNLSDRILVCRQGRIVEEFSPAEATEEKIMYAAVH from the coding sequence ATGGAACCGATCGTTCGGCTGGAAAACGTCACCAAGAATTATCGCGGCGTGCCTGCAGTGAAGAATGTCAGCTTCGAGCTGCGCAAGGGCGAGATCCACGCGCTGCTCGGCGAGAACGGCGCCGGCAAGTCGACGCTGACCAAGATCATCGCCGGCGTGGTCGACGCCACCTCAGGCAAGATGTTCCACAAGGGCCGGGAGATCGCCTACGCCTCGCCGCATGCGGCGCTTGAAGCCGGCATCGCCATGGTGTTCCAGGAGACCAGCCTGGTGCCATCGATGACGGTGGCGCAGAACCTCTATCTCGGTACTGAAAAATTCCTCAATCGACTGCGCGGCACGTATATTTCAGCACAGCAATTCCTGCAGTCGTTGAATTTCCCGGTCGATCCGAACGCCATGGTGGCGACGCTGGGTGCGGCCAAGCGGCAGATGGTCGAGATCGCGCGCGCCGTGCACCACAATGCCGAGATCATCATCTTCGACGAGCCGACGGCGACGCTGACGCCGGAAGAAAAGCGACACTTCTTCGCGCTGATCCGCCGCTTGAAGGCGAGCGGCGTTTCGATCGTCTTCATCAGCCATGCGCTGGAAGAAGCGCTCGATATTGCCGATCGCATCACCATCCTGCGCGACGGCGAGTTGGTCATCACAGACGACACGTCGGCTTTCGACCGCGACAAGATCGTTTCAGCCATGGTCGGGCGCACATTGTCAGGGCAGATCTACCGCCAGCGCGATGAAGCCAAGTTGCGCAAGGCGGGCAAGAAGGTGCTGTCGGTGCAGGACATCTCGATGAGCAATGTCGTGCGCAACACGTCTTTTTCGATCTTCGAGGGCCAGATCACCGGCGTGTTCGGGCTGATCGGCTCGGGCCGCACCGAGACCTTCAAGATCGTGTCGGGCATCTACAAACGCGATTTCCTGCGCGGCGGCGCCATTGAACTCGATGACAGACCGGTGCGCTATCTCGTGCCGAGCGAAGCGGTGGCCGACGGCATCGTCTACGTCACCGAGGACCGCAAGAGCGAAGGCATCTTCGAGACGATGGGCATTGCCGAGAACCTGTTCGGCGGGCTGCTGGCGGCTGGCCGCGAAAAGGCCTGGGTGATCAACCAGCAGGAAATGCGTGTGCTGTCAGCCGAATGGACGAAGACGCTGAACATCAAGGCGATCAACGACAATGCGCGTGTCGTCGAGCTTTCCGGCGGCAATCAGCAGAAGGTGGTGATCGGCAAGGGACTGGTGCAGAAGCCGCGTATCGTCATCTTCGACGAACCGACACGCGGTGTCGACGTCGGCGCCATCGCCGAAATCCACCAGATCATCAACCGGCTGGCCGATGAGGGCCTCGCCGTCGTCGTCATCTCGTCCTATCTGCCGGAGATCATGAACCTGTCCGACCGGATTCTTGTCTGTAGGCAAGGGCGTATTGTGGAGGAGTTTTCGCCGGCGGAGGCGACGGAGGAGAAGATCATGTACGCGGCCGTGCATTAG
- a CDS encoding MoxR family ATPase — translation MNGTSAETVAISPEAVAQHLAASRYLADESLSTAIFLAIRLGKPLLLEGAPGVGKTEAAKAIAQLLGRDLVRLQCYEGIDAAHALYEWNYQRQLLAIRHAGEHEIDIYDDRFLIARPLLQVLKAPEQRVLLVDEIDRSDHEFEALLLEFLSDFQISIPERGTIRAAAQPIVILTSNRTRELAEALRRRCVYHWIGYPDAVREAAIIMLRAGDVAEATARAVAAAVQAIRARPLAKPPGIAEAVEWANAATILEKGGSPWPEAFRRAIGVLIKDEEDLSYIAPELGRIVEEALA, via the coding sequence ATGAACGGGACAAGCGCCGAGACTGTCGCGATCTCGCCGGAGGCGGTGGCGCAGCATCTGGCCGCCTCGCGCTATCTGGCCGATGAGAGCCTTTCGACTGCCATCTTCCTGGCGATCCGGCTGGGCAAGCCGCTGCTGCTTGAAGGCGCGCCAGGTGTCGGAAAGACGGAAGCGGCCAAAGCGATCGCGCAACTGCTCGGCCGCGATCTGGTGCGGCTGCAATGCTATGAAGGCATCGACGCAGCGCATGCGCTCTACGAATGGAACTACCAGCGCCAGCTGCTCGCTATCCGCCATGCCGGCGAGCACGAGATCGACATCTATGACGATCGTTTCCTGATCGCCCGGCCGCTGCTGCAGGTGCTGAAAGCGCCGGAGCAGCGCGTGCTGCTGGTCGACGAGATCGATCGTTCGGACCATGAGTTCGAAGCGCTGCTTCTGGAATTCCTCTCCGATTTCCAGATCAGCATTCCCGAGCGCGGCACCATCCGCGCCGCCGCACAGCCGATCGTCATCCTGACCTCGAACCGCACCCGCGAGCTCGCTGAGGCGCTGCGCCGGCGCTGCGTCTATCACTGGATCGGCTATCCCGATGCCGTGCGCGAGGCCGCCATCATCATGCTGCGCGCCGGCGATGTGGCGGAGGCAACGGCGCGCGCGGTGGCGGCAGCCGTGCAGGCCATCCGCGCCCGCCCGCTGGCCAAGCCACCCGGCATTGCCGAAGCGGTCGAATGGGCCAATGCCGCCACCATCCTGGAAAAAGGCGGCAGTCCGTGGCCGGAAGCCTTCCGCCGCGCCATCGGCGTGCTGATCAAGGACGAAGAGGATCTCTCCTACATCGCGCCGGAGCTTGGACGGATCGTCGAGGAGGCGTTGGCGTGA
- a CDS encoding GNAT family N-acetyltransferase encodes MDKTTRFPISISGYEIEGLTGVDAPRLVPLYQACSDYVVLERGELPNAASAKEEFENFPPNRTEADKFVFGLKAVDGEFVGLLACDRDHPRAGCWWIALLMIDEALRGRGVGRTLCDDFFRWLKSQHVQRLELGVLMENEHGLRFWQGQGFEPVRTAGPVSFGAKQHMIQVLGRPL; translated from the coding sequence ATGGACAAAACCACCAGATTTCCAATTTCGATCTCCGGGTACGAGATTGAAGGGCTAACTGGAGTTGACGCTCCGCGACTGGTGCCGCTGTATCAGGCCTGCTCGGACTATGTCGTGCTTGAACGAGGCGAACTACCCAACGCCGCCAGCGCAAAAGAGGAATTTGAGAACTTTCCGCCGAACCGGACGGAGGCCGACAAGTTCGTATTCGGGTTGAAAGCAGTCGATGGCGAATTTGTCGGTTTGCTGGCCTGCGATCGCGATCATCCCCGGGCGGGGTGTTGGTGGATCGCATTGCTCATGATCGACGAAGCGCTTCGTGGAAGAGGGGTCGGGCGAACGCTTTGCGATGACTTTTTCAGGTGGCTGAAATCACAGCACGTCCAACGGCTGGAACTCGGCGTGCTCATGGAAAATGAACACGGGCTTCGGTTCTGGCAAGGGCAAGGTTTCGAACCAGTGCGGACGGCGGGGCCGGTCAGCTTCGGCGCCAAACAGCATATGATTCAGGTTTTGGGTCGGCCGTTGTGA
- a CDS encoding xanthine dehydrogenase family protein molybdopterin-binding subunit — MAIRRGRGVAAINYPTGMNLGGDPTQALVHSTPTGNFMVTLSSVDLGQGMKQIMAQICAETIGVPTDRVVVDTADTDTGPHCMGTFASRGTHRAGNAVIQAAREARQVMLEVAAEELEVNASDLETDGQGNILVKGAPQKSISIFDVALSAHFKRGRSISGRGMFLIPRSYPEKETGAMKPSTCYAHACTVAEVEVDDETGEVTVLTVKNVFEIGRALNPKMVEQQLVGGSWMGISHALYETTEPYYPNRDHGGTDFNQYLMPGPGDLAETEIIVLERPSADGPYGAKGPGEMCANPQIPAVANAVFDAVGVRIDTLPITPERILRALKAQAAN; from the coding sequence ATGGCGATCAGGCGTGGACGCGGCGTTGCCGCGATCAACTATCCCACAGGCATGAACCTCGGCGGCGATCCGACCCAGGCGCTGGTGCATTCGACGCCGACCGGCAATTTCATGGTGACGCTGTCATCGGTCGATCTCGGCCAGGGCATGAAGCAGATCATGGCGCAGATCTGCGCCGAGACGATCGGCGTGCCGACCGACCGTGTCGTCGTCGACACCGCCGACACCGACACCGGCCCGCACTGCATGGGCACATTTGCTTCGCGCGGCACGCACCGCGCTGGCAATGCCGTCATCCAGGCCGCCAGGGAAGCGCGCCAGGTGATGCTGGAAGTGGCTGCGGAAGAGCTGGAGGTGAATGCCTCCGACCTCGAGACCGACGGCCAGGGCAACATCCTGGTCAAGGGCGCACCGCAAAAATCGATCTCGATCTTCGATGTCGCGCTGTCGGCGCATTTCAAGCGCGGCCGCTCGATCTCGGGTCGCGGCATGTTCCTGATCCCACGCTCCTATCCCGAGAAAGAAACCGGCGCGATGAAGCCGTCGACCTGCTATGCGCACGCCTGCACCGTGGCCGAGGTCGAGGTCGACGACGAAACCGGCGAAGTGACAGTGCTGACCGTCAAGAACGTCTTCGAGATCGGCCGCGCGCTGAACCCGAAAATGGTCGAGCAGCAACTGGTCGGCGGCTCGTGGATGGGCATCAGTCATGCGCTCTACGAAACCACCGAGCCCTACTACCCCAACCGCGACCACGGCGGCACCGACTTCAACCAGTATCTGATGCCCGGCCCCGGAGATCTTGCCGAGACTGAGATCATCGTGCTGGAGCGCCCGTCGGCAGATGGGCCATACGGCGCCAAGGGACCCGGCGAGATGTGCGCCAACCCGCAAATCCCCGCCGTTGCCAATGCCGTCTTCGACGCCGTCGGCGTGCGCATCGACACGCTGCCGATCACGCCGGAGCGCATCCTGCGCGCGCTGAAAGCGCAAGCGGCGAACTGA
- a CDS encoding VWA domain-containing protein, producing the protein MCDKESLPRAATPLLSFGRLLRRYGFAIAPEQVTGFMQAVTLLGPRSMADIREAALATLAPPPDRRDEFEAHFQSHFYGNTSAMAEGDADEETRIKDDGGADDQRLEAEQRQEGGELSSALEQLSARDFQRDDDRLTAFSRKLASALPARRSFRTVRTHSRGKLDLRRSLREIVSADGDVPSPLLRRRQTVPRKLLILIDVSGSMKLHTADYLKLAHAAVQGADRAEIFTFGTRLTRITAALRIRDRDQALARAAAQVDDWDGGTRMGPTLLAFLSVPRFSAFARGAAIVILSDALERGDHGELETAMRRLSARAFRLSLATPLAGDPRFRPATAALRAILPDLDDLVDGSSLKGLTDFILSLARPAPAAAAIWKRVS; encoded by the coding sequence ATGTGTGACAAAGAAAGCTTGCCCCGCGCCGCCACACCCTTGCTCAGCTTCGGCCGGCTGCTGCGCCGCTACGGCTTCGCCATCGCCCCCGAGCAAGTCACCGGCTTCATGCAGGCGGTGACCCTGCTCGGCCCGCGCTCGATGGCGGACATTCGCGAGGCCGCCCTTGCCACCCTTGCACCCCCGCCCGACCGTCGCGACGAATTCGAGGCGCATTTCCAGAGCCATTTCTACGGCAACACATCCGCGATGGCCGAAGGTGATGCCGACGAGGAAACCCGCATCAAGGATGATGGCGGCGCCGACGACCAACGACTCGAAGCCGAACAGAGGCAAGAAGGCGGCGAGCTGTCGTCGGCCCTGGAGCAATTGAGCGCGCGTGATTTCCAGCGCGACGACGACAGGCTGACCGCGTTCAGCCGCAAGCTCGCTTCCGCCCTGCCTGCCCGCCGCTCCTTCCGCACCGTGCGCACGCATTCGCGCGGCAAGCTCGACCTGCGGCGGTCGCTGCGCGAAATCGTCAGCGCCGATGGCGATGTCCCCTCACCACTGCTGCGCCGGCGCCAGACCGTGCCGCGCAAGCTGCTGATCCTGATCGACGTGTCCGGCTCGATGAAACTGCACACCGCGGACTACCTGAAGCTCGCGCATGCCGCCGTGCAAGGTGCCGACCGTGCCGAGATATTCACCTTCGGCACGCGGCTGACCCGCATCACTGCGGCGCTGCGCATCCGCGACCGAGACCAGGCGCTGGCGCGCGCGGCGGCCCAGGTCGATGACTGGGACGGCGGCACCCGCATGGGGCCGACGCTGCTTGCCTTCCTGTCGGTGCCGCGCTTTTCTGCCTTCGCCCGCGGAGCCGCGATCGTCATCCTGTCCGACGCGCTGGAGCGCGGCGATCATGGCGAGCTGGAGACGGCGATGCGTCGGCTGAGCGCCCGCGCCTTCCGGCTGTCGCTGGCGACGCCCTTGGCTGGCGATCCGCGCTTCCGGCCGGCAACGGCGGCACTTCGTGCCATCCTGCCTGACCTCGACGATCTCGTCGACGGCTCCTCGCTCAAGGGTCTCACCGATTTCATCCTGTCGCTCGCCCGCCCTGCCCCGGCGGCGGCGGCAATCTGGAAGAGGGTTTCGTGA